The proteins below are encoded in one region of Microscilla marina ATCC 23134:
- a CDS encoding DUF1573 domain-containing protein gives MKNFKDSFLLICLLGVASTCLSMTSVYAQGTMKFDTEKHNFGELAEGVMVSYEFEFVNTGNKPIKISKVTASCGCTTPYWSKEAIQPGKKGKIKATYNTTGRPGNFNKSITVNSNATNKLVVLFISGKVNRKKKTYKDISNGSAKAAPKLFMRNKIKHFGMTENRLTLRQAFEIRNTGNAPLKIEKLVSECKCTVANLTQNVVPPGGRVMLELMFTPTKAEPIQESFYVYTNDTKSPRTIITLSADVYENFSRTLFRRGDTTLLLER, from the coding sequence ATGAAAAATTTTAAAGACTCTTTTTTACTTATTTGCCTGTTGGGGGTTGCCTCAACTTGCTTGTCAATGACCAGCGTGTATGCTCAGGGCACAATGAAGTTTGACACCGAGAAACACAACTTTGGTGAACTTGCCGAAGGGGTAATGGTGTCTTATGAATTTGAATTTGTAAACACGGGGAACAAACCCATCAAGATTTCTAAGGTAACTGCCTCTTGTGGTTGCACAACTCCTTACTGGTCTAAAGAAGCTATACAACCAGGCAAAAAGGGTAAAATCAAAGCCACTTATAACACCACGGGGCGCCCAGGTAATTTCAACAAGAGTATCACTGTAAATAGCAATGCAACCAACAAATTGGTGGTTTTGTTTATCAGCGGTAAGGTCAATCGTAAGAAAAAAACCTACAAAGATATTAGCAATGGATCAGCAAAAGCAGCTCCCAAACTGTTTATGCGTAACAAGATCAAGCATTTTGGTATGACAGAAAACCGTTTGACACTGCGTCAGGCTTTTGAAATAAGAAATACAGGCAATGCCCCTTTAAAAATAGAAAAACTGGTAAGTGAATGTAAGTGTACAGTAGCCAATCTTACCCAAAACGTAGTGCCTCCGGGAGGACGGGTAATGTTGGAGTTAATGTTTACCCCCACCAAGGCTGAACCTATCCAAGAGTCGTTCTATGTATATACCAACGACACTAAGAGCCCACGCACCATCATTACTTTGAGTGCCGATGTATACGAAAACTTTAGCCGCACTTTGTTTCGTCGTGGCGATACCACACTTTTATTGGAAAGGTAA
- a CDS encoding alpha-ketoacid dehydrogenase subunit alpha/beta, which yields MITKDISVEQELTKDTILKDYQLACESREASLIGRKEVFMGKAKFGIFGDGKEVAQLAMAQAFRPGDFRSGYYRDQTFMFAIGELTMEQYFAQLYAHTSVEAEPVSAGRMMNGHFGTRLLDDEGKWKNQSNAYNASADISPTAGQMPRILGIAYASKLYRQNPDLQVFTDFSDQGNEISFGTIGNASTSEGLFYETINAAGVLQVPMLMSVWDDEYGISVPKEYHTTKGSISKVLAGFKRTKKEQGYEIFTVKGWDYEALFETYQKAAEICRTEHVPVLVHVIEVTQPQGHSTSGSHERYKPKDRLEWEKEFDCIKKMREWIVTQGYASNDEVDTIEKTAKTNAKNARKTAWNAFVDSMKGDHNEALQLLTQLAQNSPNYADKLSEIQDDLQKTTNPLKRDAITSVKKALRLIRTEQNPAKHSLIAWLDKVIAKGREDYSSHLYSQSDESALNIPEIPAQYNEDSKLVDGREVLQACFDAALTRDPRVFAFGEDVGKIGDVNQAFAGLQEKHGELRVTDTGIREATIIGQGIGAAMRGLRPIAEIQYLDYIYYAVQILADDLSCLQYRTKGGQKSPLIIRTRGHRLEGIWHTGSPMGALLHSLRGIYILTPRDMTQAAGFYNTLLKSDDPALVVECLNGYRLKEKLPENIGDFTVPLGVPETLKEGTDITLVTYGSMCRIVIDAARQLEEVGVSCEVIDVQSLLPFDLQHHIVESIKKTNRALFIDEDVPGGASAFMMQKVIEEQNAYRWLDSAPATLAAQEHRAAYGSDGDFFSKPSIEDVFDKVYDMMSEADPAQYPAIY from the coding sequence ATGATTACAAAAGATATATCTGTAGAACAGGAACTTACTAAAGACACTATTCTAAAAGACTACCAGTTAGCATGTGAAAGCCGTGAAGCCAGTTTGATCGGGCGCAAGGAGGTTTTTATGGGAAAAGCTAAATTTGGGATTTTTGGTGATGGCAAAGAAGTAGCCCAATTGGCTATGGCTCAGGCATTTCGTCCAGGTGATTTTCGTTCAGGGTATTATCGCGATCAAACATTCATGTTTGCAATTGGGGAGTTAACCATGGAGCAGTATTTTGCCCAGTTATATGCACATACCTCAGTAGAAGCTGAGCCTGTGTCGGCTGGCCGAATGATGAACGGGCACTTTGGAACCCGTTTGTTGGATGATGAAGGAAAGTGGAAAAACCAAAGCAATGCTTACAATGCCTCAGCTGACATATCGCCTACTGCTGGGCAAATGCCTCGTATATTAGGCATAGCGTATGCTTCTAAACTTTATCGGCAAAACCCTGACTTGCAGGTTTTTACTGATTTTTCTGATCAAGGCAACGAAATATCCTTTGGCACTATAGGCAATGCCTCTACCTCTGAAGGACTGTTTTATGAAACTATCAACGCTGCCGGAGTATTACAAGTACCTATGCTCATGTCGGTATGGGACGATGAGTATGGCATATCGGTACCCAAAGAGTACCACACCACCAAAGGCAGCATTTCTAAAGTATTGGCGGGCTTTAAACGTACCAAAAAAGAACAAGGCTATGAGATTTTCACGGTCAAGGGCTGGGATTATGAAGCTTTGTTTGAAACCTATCAAAAAGCGGCTGAAATATGCCGTACTGAGCATGTACCTGTATTGGTGCACGTTATAGAAGTAACCCAACCTCAAGGACATTCTACTTCCGGCTCGCACGAGCGCTATAAGCCAAAAGACCGTTTAGAGTGGGAAAAAGAATTTGATTGTATTAAAAAAATGCGTGAGTGGATTGTCACTCAAGGATACGCCTCAAACGATGAGGTAGATACCATAGAAAAAACGGCAAAAACCAACGCTAAAAACGCCCGTAAAACTGCTTGGAATGCCTTTGTAGACTCTATGAAAGGCGATCATAACGAAGCTTTGCAACTACTGACTCAGTTGGCTCAAAATAGCCCAAACTATGCCGATAAGTTGAGCGAGATTCAAGATGATTTGCAAAAAACTACCAACCCACTGAAACGAGACGCTATTACGTCAGTAAAAAAAGCCTTGAGATTGATTCGTACTGAGCAAAACCCTGCAAAGCATTCACTCATTGCCTGGTTAGATAAGGTAATAGCAAAGGGGCGTGAAGACTACAGTTCACACCTGTATAGTCAGTCAGACGAATCGGCATTGAATATACCCGAAATACCCGCTCAGTATAACGAAGACAGCAAGTTGGTAGATGGAAGAGAAGTGTTACAAGCTTGTTTTGATGCAGCACTTACCCGCGACCCTAGGGTGTTTGCTTTTGGCGAAGATGTAGGGAAGATCGGGGACGTAAACCAAGCATTTGCCGGACTACAAGAAAAGCATGGTGAGCTGAGGGTTACTGATACAGGTATTCGTGAAGCAACCATTATAGGGCAGGGCATTGGAGCTGCTATGCGTGGCTTGCGCCCAATTGCTGAAATACAATACTTAGATTATATATACTATGCAGTACAAATCTTAGCCGACGATTTGTCTTGCTTGCAATACCGCACCAAGGGTGGGCAAAAATCTCCTTTGATTATTCGTACCCGTGGACATCGTTTAGAGGGGATTTGGCATACAGGGTCGCCTATGGGTGCTTTGTTGCATAGTTTGCGAGGTATTTATATACTTACTCCGCGCGACATGACCCAAGCCGCTGGTTTTTATAATACTTTGCTCAAGTCAGATGATCCGGCTTTAGTAGTGGAGTGCTTGAATGGTTATCGTCTAAAAGAGAAATTACCAGAGAATATAGGTGACTTTACCGTACCATTGGGAGTACCCGAAACCCTGAAAGAGGGCACAGACATTACCCTGGTTACCTATGGCTCTATGTGTCGTATTGTAATAGATGCCGCTCGTCAGCTCGAAGAAGTAGGCGTTAGTTGTGAAGTAATAGATGTGCAATCACTATTACCGTTTGATTTGCAACACCATATTGTAGAATCTATCAAAAAAACCAATCGTGCCTTGTTTATTGATGAAGACGTACCAGGAGGCGCCTCAGCGTTTATGATGCAAAAAG